A region from the uncultured Holophaga sp. genome encodes:
- a CDS encoding class III extradiol ring-cleavage dioxygenase codes for MNPKLPVVFLPHGGGPWPFVDLGLPLEEHGALESYLRSLAGLTREPPRALLMISAHWEEAVPTVMTGEHPPLLFDYYGFPEASYHLEWPAPGDPVLAGRVRELLAAAAFPSAEEPERGFDHGAFVPLKVAFPEARIPTLQLSLIRGLDPERHIALGRALAPLRDEGVLILASGMSFHNLRAFYSGGGQTEAQGFDRWLGETVERPAGEREKVLAAWAVAPGARFSHPREEHLLPLMVAMGAAGGDPVRRAFHGTYLGRPLSAFHFGDQSQGHSA; via the coding sequence ATGAATCCCAAGTTGCCTGTCGTTTTCCTGCCCCACGGCGGGGGGCCTTGGCCCTTTGTGGACCTGGGGCTCCCTTTGGAGGAGCACGGGGCCCTTGAATCCTATCTGCGCTCGCTTGCCGGCCTCACAAGGGAGCCCCCCCGGGCCCTCCTGATGATCTCGGCCCACTGGGAAGAGGCGGTCCCTACGGTGATGACCGGGGAGCATCCCCCCCTCCTCTTCGATTACTACGGCTTCCCGGAGGCTTCTTACCACCTGGAGTGGCCTGCGCCGGGTGATCCCGTCCTGGCTGGCCGGGTCCGTGAGCTGCTCGCGGCAGCCGCCTTCCCCAGTGCGGAGGAGCCGGAGCGGGGCTTCGATCACGGGGCCTTTGTGCCCCTCAAGGTGGCCTTTCCGGAGGCTCGCATCCCGACGCTGCAGCTTTCACTGATCCGGGGGCTGGATCCGGAGCGGCACATCGCCCTGGGGCGGGCCCTGGCTCCCCTCCGGGACGAGGGGGTGCTGATCCTGGCCAGCGGCATGAGCTTCCACAACCTGCGGGCTTTCTACTCAGGGGGGGGGCAGACCGAGGCACAGGGCTTTGATCGTTGGCTGGGAGAGACGGTGGAGCGGCCGGCGGGTGAGCGGGAGAAGGTCCTGGCTGCCTGGGCGGTCGCCCCGGGGGCCCGCTTCTCACATCCCCGGGAGGAACACCTCCTGCCTTTGATGGTGGCCATGGGGGCGGCTGGGGGGGACCCGGTGCGGCGCGCCTTCCATGGGACCTACTTGGGGCGGCCCCTCAGCGCCTTCCACTTTGGGGATCAGAGCCAGGGCCACAGCGCATAG